CGGTTTTTTTATTTTGCTAATTTTAAGACAGAATTATTTTTCTTTCACAACATTAACAATTTTTGTTGTTTTCAAATTCCCATCAAATTTTTTAAGTTTTTTTGTTGAAAATTTTACAAATCCATTGATTTTAGAAAACAGAGTATAATCTTTTCCTGTCATTACATTTTCGCCTGGATGAAATTTTGTTCCTCTTTGACGGATAATAATTGATCCTGCTTTCGCGAATTGCCCATCATGAAGCTTAACGCCCAAGCGCTTTGATTCTGAATCGCGTATATTTGACGAGGATCCACCTG
This genomic interval from Patescibacteria group bacterium contains the following:
- the rpmA gene encoding 50S ribosomal protein L27, producing GGSSSNIRDSESKRLGVKLHDGQFAKAGSIIIRQRGTKFHPGENVMTGKDYTLFSKINGFVKFSTKKLKKFDGNLKTTKIVNVVKEK